One Phocaeicola dorei genomic region harbors:
- the rsxA gene encoding electron transport complex subunit RsxA, which translates to MEYILIFITAIFVNNIVLSQFLGICPFLGVSKKVETATGMGAAVAFVLTIATIVTYLIQKFVLDAFGLEYLQTIAFILVIAALVQMVEIILKKVSPALYQALGVFLPLITTNCCILGVAILVIQKDFDLLTGVVYAFSTALGFALAMVLFAGIREQLSLVNIPKGMQGMAIALVTAGLLAMAFMGFSGVDKGLGVLFGIE; encoded by the coding sequence ATGGAATATATATTGATATTTATCACCGCTATATTTGTGAACAACATTGTGTTGTCACAATTCTTGGGTATCTGCCCGTTCCTCGGTGTATCCAAAAAAGTTGAGACAGCTACGGGTATGGGTGCGGCTGTTGCATTCGTGCTTACCATCGCTACCATTGTTACCTATCTTATCCAGAAATTTGTACTCGATGCTTTCGGATTGGAATATTTGCAGACCATTGCGTTTATCCTTGTCATTGCAGCATTGGTACAGATGGTGGAAATCATATTGAAGAAAGTGTCTCCTGCCCTTTATCAGGCATTAGGAGTATTCCTTCCGTTGATAACCACTAACTGCTGTATTTTGGGTGTAGCTATCTTGGTCATTCAGAAAGATTTTGATTTGTTGACTGGCGTGGTTTACGCCTTCTCTACAGCTCTTGGTTTTGCTTTGGCTATGGTATTGTTTGCAGGTATCCGTGAACAATTAAGTTTGGTGAATATACCTAAAGGAATGCAGGGAATGGCTATCGCATTGGTTACTGCCGGTCTGCTGGCAATGGCATTCATGGGATTTTCAGGTGTAGACAAAGGTTTGGGTGTTCTGTTTGGAATAGAATAG
- the rsxE gene encoding electron transport complex subunit RsxE: MNNFKVLMNGIVKENPTFVLLLGMCPTLGTTSSAINGMGMGLATAFVLICSNVVISAIKNLIPDMVRIPAFVVVIASFVTLLQMIMQAYVPALYATLGLFIPLIVVNCILLGRAEAFAAKNGPVPSFFDGLGMGLGFTLALTILGGVREFLGTGKLFDITIMPEQYGMLIFVLAPGAFIALGYLIAIVNKLKKA, from the coding sequence ATGAATAATTTTAAAGTATTGATGAACGGGATTGTAAAAGAGAATCCCACGTTTGTACTTCTTTTGGGTATGTGTCCTACATTAGGAACAACATCTTCTGCCATCAATGGTATGGGAATGGGATTGGCTACGGCTTTTGTATTAATCTGTTCTAATGTTGTAATTTCGGCCATTAAGAATTTGATACCTGATATGGTGCGCATTCCGGCCTTTGTTGTGGTTATTGCATCATTCGTAACCTTGTTGCAGATGATTATGCAGGCATATGTGCCGGCACTTTATGCTACTTTGGGCTTGTTTATCCCATTGATCGTAGTAAACTGTATTCTGCTGGGACGTGCCGAAGCTTTTGCAGCAAAGAACGGTCCCGTGCCTTCATTCTTCGATGGACTGGGTATGGGGCTCGGATTTACTCTTGCATTGACTATCCTTGGTGGTGTACGTGAGTTCCTAGGCACAGGCAAGTTGTTTGATATCACTATCATGCCTGAGCAATACGGAATGTTGATTTTCGTTCTCGCACCGGGAGCCTTCATTGCATTGGGATACCTTATTGCGATTGTGAATAAACTGAAGAAAGCATAA
- a CDS encoding RnfABCDGE type electron transport complex subunit G encodes MKKLESSLKNMVIVLTAITVIATGLLAYVNQLTAGPIAEANAKALSDAIAVVVPGFDNNPAEAPETIELDGATYKIYKATKGGEFIGAAVESSANGFGGALSVLVGFDKEGNIIDYSLLSHAETPGLGSKAADWFKKGAKGDITGMNPGQGALVVNKDGGQIDAITASTITTRAFLKAVNNAYAAYSGQNVDGASGATQQVSETVAENATACDAQCEGNEACKQVCDSTACKTVCSDKCDPANCDKADCKKVECPKQDCKNKK; translated from the coding sequence ATGAAAAAACTAGAATCATCTTTGAAAAACATGGTTATCGTGCTGACAGCGATTACTGTGATTGCAACCGGACTTTTGGCTTATGTCAACCAACTGACTGCCGGTCCTATTGCTGAGGCTAATGCAAAAGCTTTGAGTGACGCTATTGCAGTTGTAGTTCCGGGGTTTGATAACAATCCTGCGGAAGCTCCTGAAACTATAGAATTGGATGGTGCTACTTATAAAATATATAAGGCAACCAAGGGTGGCGAATTTATTGGTGCTGCCGTAGAATCTTCTGCCAATGGTTTTGGTGGCGCTTTGAGTGTGCTGGTAGGTTTTGACAAAGAGGGAAATATCATAGACTATTCTTTGTTGAGCCATGCTGAGACTCCGGGCTTGGGGTCAAAGGCGGCTGATTGGTTTAAGAAAGGTGCAAAAGGCGACATTACCGGTATGAATCCGGGACAGGGAGCATTGGTGGTAAATAAGGATGGTGGTCAGATAGATGCTATCACAGCTTCTACCATCACTACACGTGCTTTTCTAAAAGCTGTGAACAATGCTTATGCAGCATATAGTGGTCAGAATGTGGATGGCGCTAGTGGTGCAACTCAGCAAGTGTCTGAAACTGTTGCCGAAAATGCTACTGCCTGCGATGCTCAATGTGAAGGAAACGAGGCATGTAAGCAGGTTTGTGACTCTACAGCCTGCAAGACTGTTTGTAGCGATAAATGTGATCCTGCTAACTGCGATAAGGCAGACTGCAAAAAAGTAGAATGTCCCAAGCAAGATTGTAAAAATAAAAAATAA